The following coding sequences are from one Culex quinquefasciatus strain JHB chromosome 1, VPISU_Cqui_1.0_pri_paternal, whole genome shotgun sequence window:
- the LOC6045227 gene encoding pyruvate dehydrogenase [acetyl-transferring]-phosphatase 1, mitochondrial, whose amino-acid sequence MPALAQKLLVLRSHLLPLVAGHQRSSSFHQAAARYRPSGPPKLSPYDVNCILRGNEHTQEFGSGSVKSYDTNQLASNSPIEDSRTEGSCVHTSGLLLGIFDGHAGPACSQVISKRLMRYLAASLVPPDDLKTHLQNGAQSQSFVDCHNDKLEFVSEIKDIYERSFEIFANELTNTTLAGFQMHQVLENAFLRLDQDLSREALESPSIRTMSVAMSGAVAVVAHIDGPHLHIASTGDCSAVLGTVTDTGQWIAKKLTNEHNSDNVGEVRRLLNEHPATERDTVIRGERLLGQLAPLRALGDFRYKWTREQLEQLVVPQFGEHVIAPYYLTPPYLTACPEITHHILTPRDKFLILASDGLWDTMSPMQTVHLVGEHMYGKAFLQPLKLPKHDITFDEISQMLSTRKAGLQKKPLDRNAATHLIRNALGGTEYGVEHSKLSHMLSLPQDIVRLFRDDITITVVYFDSEYLRNCPT is encoded by the exons ATGCCTGCCCTCGCCCAAAAGCTGCTCGTTCTGCGAAGTCATCTGCTGCCGCTGGTGGCCGGCCACCAGCGCAGCAGCAGCTTCCACCAGGCCGCGGCCCGCTACCGGCCGTCCGGCCCACCGAAGCTGTCCCCGTACGAT gtGAATTGCATTCTTCGCGGGAACGAGCACACCCAGGAGTTTGGGAGCGGGTCGGTGAAGAGTTACGACACGAACCAGCTGGCGTCCAACTCGCCGATCGAGGACTCGCGCACCGAGGGCAGCTGCGTGCACACTTCCGGGCTGCTGTTGGGCATATTCGACGGGCACGCGGGGCCGGCCTGCTCGCAGGTGATTAGCAAACGGCTGATGCGGTACCTCGCGGCATCCCTCGTTCCGCCTGACGATTTGAAGACGCACCTGCAGAACGGTGCCCAGAGTCAGTCGTTTGTGGATTGTCACAATGATAAG CTCGAGTTTGTCAGCGAAATCAAGGACATTTACGAGCgtagttttgagatttttgccAACGAGTTGACCAACACCACGCTGGCCGGCTTCCAGATGCACCAGGTGCTGGAGAATGCGTTCCTACGGCTCGACCAGGACCTGTCGCGGGAAGCGCTGGAGAGTCCGAGCATCCGGACGATGTCGGTAGCGATGAGTGGAGCGGTAGCGGTGGTCGCCCACATCGACGGTCCACATCTGCACATAGCCTCGACGGGGGACTGTTCGGCCGTGCTGGGGACGGTAACGGACACTGGCCAATGGATCGCAAAGAAGCTCACCAACGAACACAACAGCGACAACGTGGGCGAGGTGCGTCGACTGCTGAACGAACATCCGGCCACCGAACGGGACACCGTCATCCGTGGCGAGCGCCTCCTCGGCCAACTCGCTCCCCTGCGCGCCCTCGGTGACTTCCGTTACAAGTGGACCCGCGAACAGCTCGAACAACTCGTCGTGCCCCAGTTCGGTGAGCACGTGATCGCACCGTACTACCTCACTCCGCCCTACCTGACGGCCTGCCCCGAAATAACCCATCACATCCTGACGCCCCGCGACAAGTTCCTCATCCTGGCCAGCGACGGCCTCTGGGACACAATGAGCCCCATGCAGACGGTCCACCTGGTCGGCGAGCACATGTACGGCAAAGCCTTCCTCCAGCCGCTCAAACTGCCCAAACACGACATCACCTTCGACGAAATCAGCCAAATGCTGAGCACGCGCAAGGCCGGCCTCCAGAAGAAGCCCCTCGACCGGAACGCCGCCACCCACCTGATCCGGAACGCGCTCGGCGGCACCGAGTACGGCGTCGAGCACTCGAAGCTGTCGCACATGCTGTCCCTGCCGCAGGACATTGTGCGGCTGTTCCGCGACGACATCACCATCACCGTGGTGTACTTTGACTCCGAGTACCTGCGGAACTGCCCCACCTAG